The Hippea alviniae EP5-r region TTACATTGTCAAATCTCTTCAGTCTCTCTATCAAGGTTCTTTCTATCTCGTGCCCTGTCGCATCGCCTAAGGCATGCAGAATTCTGTTTACGGAGTGTGCTGCTTCCTTTGTGAAGTCGAGTCTGCCTTCTTTGTCTTTGTCAAAGTTTGCACCCCACTCTATAAGTTCCTTTACCCTTTCTGGGCCTTCTTTTACGAGCACTTCAACAGATTCTCTTCTGCATAATCCAGCACCGGCTTTGAGTGTGTCTTCTATGTGTTTTTCAAAACTATCGCTTTCGTTTAGAACAACTGCTATTCCACCTTGAGCTTTATCCGTATTGCAGTAATTTATCTCTCTTTTTGAAAAGAGTAAAACTTCAAAACCATTGTTTAGCAACTCTATTGCTGCCCTTAGACCAGCAACACCACTACCCACGACTATAACGGGATTTTTCATCTGTTTTTCTCCTTTAGTGGAGAAGTAAAACTTCCTTTGGTGGGACTATGTCCGTTTTGTGTCCGCAAGAGTATAAACTTACAATAGCTACAACAAGAGACAGTGCAATTATTAACTTTTTCATGCCGAAATCCTACAAAAAAGATTGAATAAAATCAAGCAGAGAAGATGTAAAATTCTCTTGACAAAAATCTCAAAATAGTGATTATTCTTGTAGTTTTTTAGCTGGAGGGAAAGGATATGGATGCAGCTACACTTGAAGAGTTAAAAGATAGGTTGTTAAGTCTAAAAAAAGAGATAAGTGCAAGAATAAAAGAGAATCTACAAAAGGTTAACTCTATCCAGCTAAAGGGTGATGAAGGCGATTTCTCATCTGCTGTCTATTCCAGGCAGGTTATATATGACCTTATAGAGAAGGATAGAGTTCATTTAAGAGAAATAGAAGAGTCGCTATACGATATAGAAAAGGGCACATACGGTATCTGCAAAAGGTGTGGCAAAGAGATAGAGATAGAGAGAATGAAGGCAAAACCAACGGCAAAATACTGTATCGAGTGCAGAAAGATTATTGAGTCTGGCAGATGAGATTGTAAATCTCGTATTCCCACATAGATGTATCGTATGCAAAGCAAAGAGTAAGTCTTTTTTATGCGATGAGTGTTTCTCAAAACTTGACATAAATTTCCCGCGATGCAGGTTCTGTTCTCGTCCTGTTGCTTCTGAAAATTCGATTTGTATTGACTGTTTAAAAGGCGATAGGCAGTTTTCAAAAGGCTTTGTACTTTTTAACTATAGAGACGGTATATCAAACAGGATTGTTGAGTTTGCTAAATTTTACGAGCAACCAAGGGTTTTTGACATTCTTTTTTATTTCTCAAGCATCATAAAAGATTTAGATGTGTTTGAAGGTGTTGATTTTATTATCCCTGTTGCCATGCATAGAAAAGATATAAAAGCAAGAAGCTATAATCAATCGGTTGTCTTAGCAAAAACTATAAGCAAAATAACAGATATAAAGGTGTGTTTTGATTGTGTTGAAAAGATTAGACAGACAAAGAAACAGGTAGGTTTATCCGCCAAAGAGAGAAAGAGAAACCTAAAAGGAGCATTTAGAATTACAAAAGAGTTGAAATGTAAAAAGGTTATAATTGTCGATGATGTGTTTACCACTGGTTCAACAATAAATGAGATAGCTTCTCTATTTAAAGCAAAAGGTATTGAGACAAACTTCTTCACTTTTGCTGCAACGCCGCAAAGTTAAAGTTGATTTTTTCTTTCATTTGTATATCATAACAAGGCTATATCCTTGCTTTCCACAGGCGTGGAAAGCCAAAAGTCCAGAAGGAGGGTGTTGATGAAGTATTACGAGCTGTTGTATGTGTTGCAGCCCACGATGTCAGAAGAAGAGCTGAACAAGTTTATTAACGAAGTGGGCGAAAGGATTAAATCAGAAGGCGGAGAGATTTTCAAAAACGAGCTGTGGCAGAAGCGCAACCTTGCCTATCCGATTAAAAAATTTAAGCAGGGTTATTATGTGCTTGTTCATTACAAGGCAGAGCCAACCGTTCCAAAGAAGATTGAAGACTATCTGCGCATCAAAGAAGCGGTGCTTAGGTGGATTAATGTTAATATGTTAAAGAAGGATATGAAGCAGTATCAGCAGGCAGAAGCAAAGAAGGAAGACAATGGCAAATCTGAATAAGATTATGCTCATAGGCAATCTAACACGAGACCCAGAGCTTAGATACACGCCGGCAGGTTTGGGTATTGCAACATTTGGCATAGCTGTCAACACGCCTGTTGGTAAGGATGAACAGGGCAACAGGAAAACAGAGACGCTCTTTGTTGATGTTGTTGCATTCGGCAGACAGGCAGAGACAATTGCAGAGTATCTAAAAAAGGGTTCTCTGATCTATTTAGAAGGCAGGCTTAGATACAGAACATGGGAAGATGCCAACGGTTTGAAAAGGTCTAAGCATGAGATTGTTTTAAACAACTTTCAGTTTTTATCTTTAAAGGCTAAGGATGAGACAGCAGAAGATATAAGCATGCCAGCACCAGATGAAGATGAAGATATACCATTTTAAAAAAGAGAGTGGAGGTCAAACTTAAATGAGCACAGACAATAAAAAGAAAAAGAGATATTTCAGATACCCAAGAAAGAAGGTTTGCCAGTTTTGTGCAAACAAGGTTGAAGAGATAGATTACAAGGATGTTGATACATTAATGAAGTATGTTACAGAAAGGTATAAGATAATCGGCAGAAAGACAACATCAACATGCGCAAAACATCAGAGAATGCTCACAAGAGCCATCAAAAGAGCCCGTGTAATGGCACTAATGCCATTTACAATCAGCAGGAAACTTAAGGGCTAAAAAGGGGGAAACAATGAAAATCGTTCTATTGGAAGATGTTGAAAATTTGGGATACGCAGGTGATATAAAGGAAGTAAAAGACGGATACGCAAACAATTACCTTATACCTAAGGGTTTAGCTTTGGCTGCAACAAAGAGCAACTTAAAGCTTGTTGAAGAGAAAAGAAGAGCTATCTTGAGAAAGATAGAGAAGAAGATTGCCCAAGCAAATAAGATAAAGGAAGCTTTGGATGGTGTTGAGATAGAGATAAAAGCCAGAGCAGGAGAGAAAGGCAAGCTGTTTGGCTCTGTTACGGCAAACGAGATTTTTGAGCAGCTAAAGGATAAGGCTGAAGGCATAGATAAGAAAAACATAAGACTTCCAGAAGGTGGCATAAGGGAAGTTGGCGAATATACAGTTGAGATAGCAATTTACAGAGACATTAAGGCTTCTGTTAAAGTTAAAGTCAGTCCATTAGATGAGCAGTAATGCAATAAGGTCTTACCCGCAATCAATCGAAGCAGAGAGAGCGCTTTTGTGCTCTCTCTTTCTTGATAATTCCAAAATCAGTGAAGTTTTAGAGATAGTTAGTGAAGAAGATTTTTATGATGAGAAGAATGCGGCTATTTTTAAGGTTTTAAAGGAGCTTTATGCAGACGGTATTCCTTTTGACTTCGTTACCGTTTCAAACGCTTTAATAGAAAAGGATTTGTTTGAAAAGATAGGTCCTGATTATTTAACCAGCATAACAGAGTTTTTACCTGCACCTGCAAACACAAAATACTACGCTGAGATAATCAAAAAGAAGTCTATTCTAAGGCAGCTTATCTCCATGTCCAACGAAGTTGCGACTATCTGTTATGATGAGCCTGAAGATATTGAAGATGTGCTGAATATTGCAGAGAAAAGGTTGTTTGAGATAGTCGGAAAAAGAGCCGGCAGGTATAAAGGGCTTGATGATTTGGCAGAAGATACGCTTGAGTTTTTGCTTAAGCTAAAAGAGAGAAAGACTGTTCTAACAGGCGTTCCAAGTGGGTTTATAGATTTAGATAGGCTAACCAACGGTTTTCAGGAAGGAGATTTAATAATCATTGCTGGAAGACCGGGCATGGGCAAGACATCATTTGTCTTGAATGTGGCTTTGAATGCTGCTTTGGATTACTCAAAGAGTGTTGGCATTTTCTCGCTTGAAATGGCATCAAGACAGCTTGTGATGAGAATGATAGCAACACTGTCTGGCGTTGACATGGGAAAGCTAAGAACAGGCTTTTTTGATAGCGAAGAGTGGGATAGGGTTGTTAAGGCTTTAGATAAACTTAAACATGTCAAGATTTACATAGACGACTCGTCGCTTCTTACTTCTATCGATATAAGAACAAAGGCAAGAAAGCTTAAAATGGAGAAGGATATAGACCTTCTCATTATTGACTATCTTCAGCTCATAGAAGGCAAAAATGCGTCTGTAAATAGGACTCAGCAGATTTCTGAAATCTCCCGTTCTTTAAAAATCCTTGCAAAAGAGCTTAACATACCTGTTATAGCTTTATCTCAGCTAAACAGAGCCGTTGAAAATAGAGAAGATAAAAGGCCAACTCAGGCAGATTTAAGGGAGTCTGGCTCTATTGAGCAGGATGCAGATTTGATTATCTTTATATATAGAGACGAAGTGTACAACAAGAATTCTCAGGATAAGGGTAAAGCAGAGATAATCATAGCAAAGCAGAGAAATGGCCCACAGGGAACGGTTAAACTGCAGTTTGAAAGCAGGATAGCCACATTCAGAAACCTTGCCAAAACAGCCGAAGATTACGGATACACACTAAATCAGGAATACGACTCTAACGAAGACTTAGAGATTGAAGACCATACAGACTCTCTGTAAATGAAGTTCATAAAAATCAGAAAAGCAAAGGTTCATAACCTAAAAAACATAGATGTTGATATACCAAAAGGCAAGATAACCGTAATAACAGGACCTTCTGGAAGCGGCAAATCAACACTTGCCTTTGATGTGCTGTATGCAGAAAGCCAAAGGAGATATCTTGAGTCTTTAAGCGCTTATGCCAGACAGTTTCTTGAGAAAATAGAGAAACCCGATGTCGAAAGCATCGAAGGTTTATCACCGGCTATAAGCATAGACCAGAAGAGTATATCAACAAACCCACGCTCAACCGTTGGAACGATAACAGAGATTTACGACTATATGAGACTTCTATTTGCACACATAGGTGAAGTTTACTGTTATCAGTGCGGAAGAAAGATAGAAAAACAAGACCCGCAATCAATCGTAAACGAGATAATGAAAAAAGAAGGAAGGAAGATTCTAATTCTTTCGCCTATTGCCATAAACAAAAAAGGCACATTCAAAAACGAGTTTGAAAAATTAAGAAAAGAAGGGTTTGTAAGGGTTATTGTTGATGGCGTTGAAAGGTTTTTGGAAGAAGAGATTGAGCTTGATAAGAACAAAAAACACGATATCTATCTTGTTGTTGACAGGTTGAAGGTTAAAGAAGATGCAAGGCTAAGGGTTTCAGAGTCTGTTGAGCTTGCATTAAAAATCGGCAAAGGTATTGTGAATGTTAAAGATATAGATACAGGTGAGATGGAGTTATACAGCGAGCATTTTGCCTGTCCATACTGCGGTATAAATTACAAGCCGATAACGCCACAGAGCTTCTCTTTTAACTCGCCGCTTGGTGCATGTCCAGAGTGTTTTGGACTTGGCAAGAGACATCAGCTTGATTTGGATAAGGTTATACCGGATAAGAGTTTATCCGTCAGAGAAGGTGTTGTGAAGCTGTGGAGAAAACCAAGATATTACTATTATCAAAAGTTTTTAATGGAAGCATGCAAACAGTTTGGCATTGACATATACACGCCGTTTGAAGAGCTTTCAGAAAGAGAAAAAGATATAATCCTGCTTGGTAAACCAGACGAAGTTGTTGTGTTTGAGATTTCGCCGGGCAAAAAGGTAAGAAAAGTTTGGAAAGGTGTTATAGGTTTGATTCAGGAGCAGTTTGCTGAGACTGATAGCATCAAGGTAAAAAGCGAGATAACCGCCCTAATGAAGGAGATAACATGTCCTGCATGCAACGGTGCTCGTCTAAATAGAGAGAGTCTATCTGTCAAAATACTCTCAAAGAACATTATCGATGTTACGCGCATGAGAATCTCAGATGCCCTTGATTATTTCAAAAGGGTTGAAGAGAGCTTAACAGAACAGCAAAAACAGATAGCTAAAAGAGTGTTGAACGAGATAAAGACAAGACTTCAGTTTCTTGTGGATGTTGGACTTGACTATTTGACACTTGATAGGACAGCCAATACACTCTCTGGTGGTGAAGCTCAGCGTATTAGACTTGCAACGCAGGCTGGTAGCGGTTTGAGTGGTATAACCTATGTGCTTGACGAACCATCCATAGGCTTGCATCCAAGGGATACCGATAGGCTTATAAAAACACTGAAGAGATTAAGGGATAACGACAATACAGTTGTTGTGGTTGAACATGATACGAATATTATCGAATCTGCAGATTACATAATAGACATGGGTCCTGCAAGTGGCAGGCTTGGTGGCGAAGTTGTGGCTTTTGGAACACCCGAAGAGATAAAAAGCAACGACAACTCTTTAACGGGCAAATATTTAAGTGGAAAATTGAAAATAGAATCGCCAAAAGCATACAGAAAGCCAAAGGATTTTATCAGGATAAAAGGTGCAAAAGTGCACAATTTGAAGAATATTGATGTCGAACTGCCACTTGGCGTATTTGTTTGTGTTAGTGGTGTTTCTGGCAGTGGGAAGAGTAGTCTTATTTTTGACTGTTTTTACGAGTATGCAATGGCTTACAAGATGGGTAAAAAATTAAATGTATGCGAGACGATAGAGAATCTGAACAAGATTGACAAGATTATAAAAATCGACCAGACACCCATAGGCAGAACTCCAAGAAGCAATCCTGCAACATACACTTCTGTCTTTACTGACATAAGGGAGCTGTTTGCCCAAACGGAAGATGCAAAGGTTGCAGGTTTTACTCCTTCGCGGTTTAGCTTTAATGTCAAAGGTGGTAGGTGTGAGAAGTGTAAAGGTGAAGGGTATATAAAGATTGAGATGCAGTTTTTGGCCGATGTGTATGTCAAATGTGATGTGTGCGACGGCAAAAGATACAATGAAGCGACGCTGTCGGTTAAATACAAGGGTAAAAACATATACGATGTACTTCAGATGACGGTTAATCAGGCTTATGAGTTTTTTGAGAATGTGCCCAAGATAAGAAAGAAGCTTGAGATTATAAGGGATGTTGGGCTTGGTTATATTCAGCTTGGCCAACCCGCAACGACGCTGTCTGGTGGTGAAGCTCAAAGAATCAAGATTGCAAAATACTTAATAAGCCCGCCTGTTGGACATACATTGTATCTGCTTGATGAACCTTCCGTTGGACTGCATTCAGACGATGTGAAGAAGTTGATAGAAGTTCTGAAAAAACTTGTTGAAACAGGAAATAGCGTAATTGTAATTGAACATAACTTGGATATTTTGAAGAGTGCAGACTACATCATTGACTTAGGTCCTGATAGTGGAGATAAAGGCGGCCAGATTGTTGCATCCGGCACGCCTGTTGAAGTTGCTAATTCAAACTCTTTTACTGCCTTTTACTTAAAGAGAGTTATTTAACCCTGCGACTTATTTTTACACTTGCTGCAGATACCGTAGCAGTATATATCACAGCTTGATATTTCAAAATCCCTTATCTCTTTAAGTTGTTTCTCTAAAAATGATGTGTCAAGCTCTATATCTATGACATCGCCACAAACCTTGCATATAAGATGGTGATGTGGCTTTTGAAATGCTATCTCATACTTGCTTTTTGCTCCACTGATGGCAAGCTCTTTTATAAGACCGTATCTCTTGAGTGTGTGGATATTTTTGTAAACCGTGGCAAGGGACATAGATGGGAAATGTTCAGAAATGTTTTTGTATATTGTTTCCAAGTCTATATGCCCTGCCTTTTTAATCTCTTCCAAGATAGCTAATCTCTGAGGAGTTGCTTTAAGGTTAGTAGCCCTTAACATCTCTTTTATTTCGTCCATCAGATATGCCCTCCTTTTAATTTTAAAATATAATAATCACACCCGCTTCTATTGTCAAGTAATATTTTTTATTCTTGACTAATAGATGGGTTTTGGTATAATTAATATGCCCATCAATAAGACTCTTTGATTGCCCACCTTTAGCATCGCCTGGGTTTTTCTCCTTCCGTCAAACTTAGGTGATGCTTCTTTTTTAGCATAATTATAAATTAGTTGCAATTGAAACTTTTTTTATATACTATTCACAATATGAAAAGAGAGCCTTTGGGTAAATGGATTTCCATACTTTACAGGCACTCTATGATGTATGCCAACGAGTTTTTAAAGGATTATGAGATAAATGCAGGTCAGCTACCATTTTTTATAAATATCATAGAAAACCCCGGCATA contains the following coding sequences:
- a CDS encoding TraR/DksA family transcriptional regulator, giving the protein MDAATLEELKDRLLSLKKEISARIKENLQKVNSIQLKGDEGDFSSAVYSRQVIYDLIEKDRVHLREIEESLYDIEKGTYGICKRCGKEIEIERMKAKPTAKYCIECRKIIESGR
- a CDS encoding ComF family protein is translated as MSLADEIVNLVFPHRCIVCKAKSKSFLCDECFSKLDINFPRCRFCSRPVASENSICIDCLKGDRQFSKGFVLFNYRDGISNRIVEFAKFYEQPRVFDILFYFSSIIKDLDVFEGVDFIIPVAMHRKDIKARSYNQSVVLAKTISKITDIKVCFDCVEKIRQTKKQVGLSAKERKRNLKGAFRITKELKCKKVIIVDDVFTTGSTINEIASLFKAKGIETNFFTFAATPQS
- the rpsF gene encoding 30S ribosomal protein S6 — its product is MKYYELLYVLQPTMSEEELNKFINEVGERIKSEGGEIFKNELWQKRNLAYPIKKFKQGYYVLVHYKAEPTVPKKIEDYLRIKEAVLRWINVNMLKKDMKQYQQAEAKKEDNGKSE
- a CDS encoding single-stranded DNA-binding protein translates to MANLNKIMLIGNLTRDPELRYTPAGLGIATFGIAVNTPVGKDEQGNRKTETLFVDVVAFGRQAETIAEYLKKGSLIYLEGRLRYRTWEDANGLKRSKHEIVLNNFQFLSLKAKDETAEDISMPAPDEDEDIPF
- the rpsR gene encoding 30S ribosomal protein S18; this encodes MSTDNKKKKRYFRYPRKKVCQFCANKVEEIDYKDVDTLMKYVTERYKIIGRKTTSTCAKHQRMLTRAIKRARVMALMPFTISRKLKG
- the rplI gene encoding 50S ribosomal protein L9, with translation MKIVLLEDVENLGYAGDIKEVKDGYANNYLIPKGLALAATKSNLKLVEEKRRAILRKIEKKIAQANKIKEALDGVEIEIKARAGEKGKLFGSVTANEIFEQLKDKAEGIDKKNIRLPEGGIREVGEYTVEIAIYRDIKASVKVKVSPLDEQ
- the dnaB gene encoding replicative DNA helicase — encoded protein: MSSNAIRSYPQSIEAERALLCSLFLDNSKISEVLEIVSEEDFYDEKNAAIFKVLKELYADGIPFDFVTVSNALIEKDLFEKIGPDYLTSITEFLPAPANTKYYAEIIKKKSILRQLISMSNEVATICYDEPEDIEDVLNIAEKRLFEIVGKRAGRYKGLDDLAEDTLEFLLKLKERKTVLTGVPSGFIDLDRLTNGFQEGDLIIIAGRPGMGKTSFVLNVALNAALDYSKSVGIFSLEMASRQLVMRMIATLSGVDMGKLRTGFFDSEEWDRVVKALDKLKHVKIYIDDSSLLTSIDIRTKARKLKMEKDIDLLIIDYLQLIEGKNASVNRTQQISEISRSLKILAKELNIPVIALSQLNRAVENREDKRPTQADLRESGSIEQDADLIIFIYRDEVYNKNSQDKGKAEIIIAKQRNGPQGTVKLQFESRIATFRNLAKTAEDYGYTLNQEYDSNEDLEIEDHTDSL
- the uvrA gene encoding excinuclease ABC subunit UvrA, whose amino-acid sequence is MKFIKIRKAKVHNLKNIDVDIPKGKITVITGPSGSGKSTLAFDVLYAESQRRYLESLSAYARQFLEKIEKPDVESIEGLSPAISIDQKSISTNPRSTVGTITEIYDYMRLLFAHIGEVYCYQCGRKIEKQDPQSIVNEIMKKEGRKILILSPIAINKKGTFKNEFEKLRKEGFVRVIVDGVERFLEEEIELDKNKKHDIYLVVDRLKVKEDARLRVSESVELALKIGKGIVNVKDIDTGEMELYSEHFACPYCGINYKPITPQSFSFNSPLGACPECFGLGKRHQLDLDKVIPDKSLSVREGVVKLWRKPRYYYYQKFLMEACKQFGIDIYTPFEELSEREKDIILLGKPDEVVVFEISPGKKVRKVWKGVIGLIQEQFAETDSIKVKSEITALMKEITCPACNGARLNRESLSVKILSKNIIDVTRMRISDALDYFKRVEESLTEQQKQIAKRVLNEIKTRLQFLVDVGLDYLTLDRTANTLSGGEAQRIRLATQAGSGLSGITYVLDEPSIGLHPRDTDRLIKTLKRLRDNDNTVVVVEHDTNIIESADYIIDMGPASGRLGGEVVAFGTPEEIKSNDNSLTGKYLSGKLKIESPKAYRKPKDFIRIKGAKVHNLKNIDVELPLGVFVCVSGVSGSGKSSLIFDCFYEYAMAYKMGKKLNVCETIENLNKIDKIIKIDQTPIGRTPRSNPATYTSVFTDIRELFAQTEDAKVAGFTPSRFSFNVKGGRCEKCKGEGYIKIEMQFLADVYVKCDVCDGKRYNEATLSVKYKGKNIYDVLQMTVNQAYEFFENVPKIRKKLEIIRDVGLGYIQLGQPATTLSGGEAQRIKIAKYLISPPVGHTLYLLDEPSVGLHSDDVKKLIEVLKKLVETGNSVIVIEHNLDILKSADYIIDLGPDSGDKGGQIVASGTPVEVANSNSFTAFYLKRVI
- a CDS encoding Fur family transcriptional regulator, whose amino-acid sequence is MDEIKEMLRATNLKATPQRLAILEEIKKAGHIDLETIYKNISEHFPSMSLATVYKNIHTLKRYGLIKELAISGAKSKYEIAFQKPHHHLICKVCGDVIDIELDTSFLEKQLKEIRDFEISSCDIYCYGICSKCKNKSQG